The Thermoplasmata archaeon nucleotide sequence TCGATGCCTTTCCGCGAGCTGCAGCAGCACGAACTCACGCAGCACCCCGACATCTATCGCCCCGCCCACGAAGCCGCCGTGGAAGCCCATCGGCGTTACCGTCGGCTCGTTCTCCCCCTCATTTCGGTCTGGGCGGTCGGCTCCTTGCTCTTGCTGTTCGCCGGTTTCATCCGCGGTGCGGAGGTATTCTTCATCTTGGTCGTGCTGCCCTGGGTCATCGCCATTGCGGGATACCTCCATGCACGAGCGCCATTGCGGAACTTCCAGCGAAGGGCCAAGACCATCCATGTGCCATGCACGATTTGTGGCACCGTCCTACCGTCAGGTGACCTCAAAGCACACATGAAATCGGTCCATCCCGGCATCGCTCGCTATGTCGGGTTCGTCATCGACTTCAGCATCGGGACCGTGGCCCTCTTCGCGGGAGGCTTCCTTGCCATCGTCGTGCTCGAGACTCTGCATCTGCTGTCTGATGTCGAGACGCTTGAGGTTGCTCTCCTTCTGTTTGCAATCCTCGCAGGCGTCACGGTCTGGCTCCGCACCTTCGCGCTGCGTCACTTGCTCAAGCTTCGCACCGAGTGGAAGGAATCACACCCTGCCTCCTGAGTGGGTTTGCATAGCCCTTCCGGCCGGTGTGGTTCGTTCGCGTCCCGCCTCACCGGAACGTACATAGCGGCTCGGTCCGCTGCACTTACGAGGGACGTCTGACCTCGTGGCGCTTCCCCCTCGCTCCAAGCTGGAGGACTTTCATCGTCAGATGAAAGTGACGGCCATTCTCGGACTTCTCGGCGGAGGCTACTTCGTCGGCGCCGCCCTGTATGCCGTCGCTCGCGGTCACGCGCTGTCCGGTCCCGACCTCGTCTTGGCTGCACTCGGTGCGCTCATCGTCATCGGCTCGGTCCGCATCCTCCTGCCGTCGTACGACCGACGGTGGCGGCAACGGTTCGCCCGACTCGAGTCGATGTCCGAGGAGGAACGGCGAGCTCGCAACCTTCAGGCGGCGCGGAGGGGCAGGCTCGTCTTGCTGGCGGCGTTCCTCATCGAGATTCCCGTTGGGGTCGTGTTCTGGTCGCGGACGGAATGGGACGAATGGATTGCGGCGATGCTCGGGACGACCGTGCTCTTTCTGCTTCTCTTCGTCCTCCTCGTCCGCAAGGCGAAGCCGGGACTGCGCACGGCAGGGCGACCATAGCCAGGCCCGCCATCTTCCGGCCGCTCGGGGGCGAACGGGGCGGGGGCACACTTTTCAGTGTCCTTCCCGAATCACTTCGCACTCGCCCGGCGATAAAGAACCACGCCGAGGACCGAGAGAACGAGCGCGGGCAACCAGAACACCAAGACTAAGGGGAACGCCGGTCGCATGCAGTTGAGAGACCCTCCCGTGGTCAGCGGGCCGGACAAGATGGGCGGACCGGGGCTTCCCGGCGGGCAGCTTTGGGTGAGGAATCCGAGCATGAAGAGAACGAGGCCTGCGATAACGAGGCCGAGGTCCAGAACCTGTCTCCTCTTCATTCGAGGACAGCAACGTTCGGTCGCGGCATACGTCTTCCGGCCGACTCGGGGGCGACCAGTGGGGGAATGAGCGTCCCGACTATCCATCGAGAGGACGTTGCGCCCGCGCCTGCCCGTCGACGTATTGCGCCTCGACGAGGGCTGTCATGGTCAAGTCCACAGGTTCGCCTTAGCAAGCCTGAAGTGCGTCAAGCCTTGAGTGGCCAGGCACGATAGGGCAGATTTCTAATCGCCCGCTGTCTAAACCTGATTCCCTCCAGAGGGTACGCCGTCGTGCGGATTCGAACCGCAGACCACCCGATTAACAGTCGGGGGCTCTACCGGACTGAGCTACGACGGCCCGCGCGGCCATACCGGCGCGTGACTCAAATAGTTTGTTCCGCGGAGGCCCGAGGCATCATCCGAGGGTCTTCCGCAGCTCCACGACCGTGGTGGACATGGAGTCCAGGACGCCCTTGAGATAGTCGAGGAACTCCTCGAGCTTGTCCGTGGTCACCGCACCCTCCGGCGACGGCTTGATCAGGCCCTCCTGCTCGAGGATCCGCAGGGAATACCGCACCTTGTGCTGCGGGAAGTTCAGGAGCTCGGACAGGCGGATGATCCCGATGGGCTGGTTCTCCATGATCGCCTTGAGCATGGCGACATGACGCTGGAGGAGCCGGATCTCGGCCTCGATCTTGCTCGTGAGCGCGCTCCTTCGCATTGAGCGCAAAGCCTCCCCCGCACGCTGTGCCATGCTGCGTGATAGCGTGGCGTGCCTTAAAGAGTTCGCCCTTTGGCGCTCGCGTAGTACGCCATGTCCCGGTCGCACGCTTCGCCCCAGCCCCGCTTTCCCACGGCGATCAGGCCCACGGAAATCCCGCGAGGGAACAGCGCGACGCCTCGATCCGCGGCGGTCTGCGGCGAACGCCCGGCGGCCATCTGATCGTACACGTACTTCGACAGGACGCGCTTCATGATCTCCTCCCCGATGCCCGTCGCGCACACCGCCCCGTACGGTCCCGCGTACAACCCGGAGCCGAGGATCGGTGAGTCGCCCACGCGGCCCGGCAGCATAAACGAGGTCCCGCCCGTGGAGACCGCGGCGGCGCAATGGCCACGGCGGTCGCGGGCCACGGCCCCGACGGTCTCGTGGAGATCGAGACCGTTGAACTTGCGGTAGTACCGGGGCACGCGGCCTTCTTGGATCATGCGGAGGGATTCCTCCAGCTTGGCTCGCGATGCGGGCGTCGTGGGATCGTAGTCCGCATGGCCGCGGGCTCGCGCGAACGCGACCGCATCCGGGCCCACCAACAGGATGTGCGGCGTGAGGAGCACATCCCGCGCCACGCGAATCGGGTTCTTCACGCGCTCGATCGCGGCGACGGCCCCTGCCTCCAGGTTCCAGCCCATCACGGCGGCGTCCATTTGAATCCGGCCGTCCGTCCGCAACCGCGACCCCGTGCCCGCGTTGAGCCGCGGATCGTCCTCGAGGATGGCCACCGCCTCGACGACCGCATCGAGGGCTCGACCGCCGCGGTGCAGGATGGCCAAGCCCACCCGGCCGGCGGTCTCGGCGGCGTCTTGCACGGACCGGTCCGAGCCCGCACCGCAGTGCGTGAGGAGAATGGGTTGCACGCGTCCCCGCAGCCCTGGGACTCGTTTCAACCTTTCCCACGCGAACGCGCGTCGGTCACGCCTTGCCGAGGGACTCGATCAATGGATCAATCCGGCGCGAGAGTTCGTCTCGGATCCCGCGCAGCTCGCCCATCGACTTCCCCGTGGCCCCGGAAACGGGCCAGTCGTCCGACTTCCCCCGCGTTCCGGGCGGGCACTGGTCCAGGCAGCCGAATGTGACCACGCGGTTCGCCCGGGCCACGACGTCCGGGGTGGCGAGCCGCGGCGTCTTCGGACCCAATGGCACGCCGATCTCCCGGAGCAGGTCGACGACGACCGGGTTGATTGCCTTCGCGGGCCGGGCGCCGGCGCTTTCGGCCTTCCATCCGGACGGTGCATGGGCGTTGAAGATCGCCTCGGACAGCACGCTCCGGAAGGTGTTCTCCACGCACACGAACAGGACGATCTTCACTCCGGACAGCAGGGCCGACCGGAGGCATGAAGCTGCGTGCCTGGAGCGGCAGTGCCTTGGGCGATAATCACGACGCAATCCTATATAGCGCAGGAAGCGTCGCACGAACCGTGCCCACCGTCGAGGCCATCCATCTCGTGAAGCGCTACGGGACGGTCGAGGCGCTCAAGGGGATCGACCTGCGAATCGAGAAGGGCGAGTTCTTCGGTCTCTTCGGCCCGAACGGGGCGGGGAAGACGACCATGCTCCGGATCCTCACG carries:
- a CDS encoding low molecular weight phosphatase family protein codes for the protein MKIVLFVCVENTFRSVLSEAIFNAHAPSGWKAESAGARPAKAINPVVVDLLREIGVPLGPKTPRLATPDVVARANRVVTFGCLDQCPPGTRGKSDDWPVSGATGKSMGELRGIRDELSRRIDPLIESLGKA
- a CDS encoding isoaspartyl peptidase/L-asparaginase; protein product: MQPILLTHCGAGSDRSVQDAAETAGRVGLAILHRGGRALDAVVEAVAILEDDPRLNAGTGSRLRTDGRIQMDAAVMGWNLEAGAVAAIERVKNPIRVARDVLLTPHILLVGPDAVAFARARGHADYDPTTPASRAKLEESLRMIQEGRVPRYYRKFNGLDLHETVGAVARDRRGHCAAAVSTGGTSFMLPGRVGDSPILGSGLYAGPYGAVCATGIGEEIMKRVLSKYVYDQMAAGRSPQTAADRGVALFPRGISVGLIAVGKRGWGEACDRDMAYYASAKGRTL